The following proteins are encoded in a genomic region of Glycine max cultivar Williams 82 chromosome 18, Glycine_max_v4.0, whole genome shotgun sequence:
- the LOC100791420 gene encoding MACPF domain-containing protein CAD1 isoform X2, with translation MEEHVPALHTAINAVKALGRGFDVNCDTRLLYCKGVAGSRVVHVDEEHVRDLWLYDDVVVPNVSMDIVKNSQEHVGRRSSGVCSYQEMVEYFNQKANISQSFPLGTFNSAFSFTGSKHIDATETKSLSSDGFYIPLAKVQLTNAHLTLQENVKRDIPVNWDPPSLASFIENFGTHVITSITIGGKDVIFVKHHRSSPLSTLEIKNYIQDIGNQRFSDINNHTSSLQTKFKDKVVDPFSFNNQEIHPQSASGTYLSGKDVRVIFRRRGGDDLEQDHSMWLRTVWSSPDVIQMTFCPITDLIDEVPGKEQLTHAIGLYLEYKPPIEELRYFLEFQIAHVWAPLHERIPGQQRKEPICPSLQFSIMGQKLYVSQEQITVGRLPVTGLRLFLEGSKQNRLSVHLQHLSSLPKILRPYWDTDVTIGAPKWQGPEEQDSRWFEPVKWKNFSHVSTAPVENPETFIGEFSGIYVVTGVQLGVWDFGPRSVLYMKLLFSRLPGCTIRRSFWDHTPTNPDNSSFGSRENNTTGSKLFKYVDLSEMSKGPQDPPGHWLVTGGKLGVEKGKIVLRVKYSLLSY, from the exons ATGGAGGAGCACGTGCCAGCATTGCACACTGCTATCAACGCTGTGAAGGCATTAGGTAGAGGCTTTGATGTGAACTGCGATACGAGGTTGCTGTATTGCAAAGGAGTGGCAGGGTCCAGGGTGGTCCATGTTGATGAAGAACACGTGAGGGACTTGTGGTTGTACGATGATGTGGTTGTTCCCAATGTTTCAATGGACATTGTTAAGAACTCTCAGGAGCATGTGGGGCGTCGCAGTTCTGGAGTCTGTAGTTACCAGGAG ATGGTGGAATATTTCAATCAGAAGGCTAATATATCACAAAGCTTTCCTCTTGGGACATTTAATTCTGCGTTTAGCTTCACTGGTTCAAAACACATTGATGCTACTGAGACAAAATCTCTTTCTTCAGATGGGTTTTATATTCCCCTCGCAAAGGTTCAGCTTACAAATGCCCACTTAACATTGCAAGAAAATGTCAAAAGGGATATTCCAGTGAATTGGGATCCACCATCCTTGGCAAG CTTTATTGAAAACTTTGGGACACATGTCATTACATCCATAACTATTGGTGGTAAggatgttatttttgttaaacacCACCGTAGTTCACCTTTGTCAACATTGGAGATAAAGAACTATATTCAAGACATTGGAAACCAGAGGTTCTCTGACATCAATAACCATACAAGTTCACTTCAAACAAAATTCAAGGATAAG GTTGTTGATCCCTTTTCATTCAATAATCAAGAGATACACCCTCAATCTGCATCTGGAACTTATCTAAGTGGGAAA GATGTCAGAGTCATTTTCAGAAGGAGAGGAGGAGATGATTTGGAACAAGACCACAGTATGTGGCTCAGAACTGTTTGGTCTTCCCCGGATGTCATTCAGATGACTTTCTGTCCTATAACAGATCTCATTGATGAAGTTCCTGGCAAGGAACAATTGACTCACGCTATTGGTCTCTATCTTGAAT ATAAACCTCCCATTGAAGAACTTAGATATTTCTTAGAGTTTCAAATTGCTCACGTTTGGGCTCCTCTTCATGAAAGGATTCCTGGACAACAAAGGAAGGAACCTATTTGCCCATCTTTACAATTCAGCATAATGGGCCAGAAACTTTATGTTAGCCAAGAGCAG ATCACAGTTGGGCGTTTGCCAGTAACCGGCCTACGTCTGTTTCTTGAAGGAAGCAAGCAGAATCGTTTGAGTGTTCATCTTCAACACTTATCATCTCTTCCAAAGATCCTTAGGCCATATTGGGACACAGATGTAACCATTGGTGCTCCCAAGTGGCAGGGACCCGAGGAGCAAGACAGCCGGTGGTTCGAGCCCGTTAAGTGGAAGAATTTTTCTCATGTGAGCACAGCACCCGTTGAGAATCCTGAAACGTTTATAGGGGAGTTCTCTGGCATCTATGTGGTTACCGGGGTGCAGCTTGGAGTGTGGGATTTCGGACCGCGAAGCGTGTTGTACATGAAGCTCTTGTTTTCGAGGTTACCTGGTTGCACAATCAGAAGATCATTCTGGGATCACACCCCCACCAACCCTGATAACTCGAGCTTTGGTTCCAGAGAGAACAACACCACAGGAAGCAAGTTGTTCAAGTATGTTGACTTGTCTGAAATGAGCAAAGGGCCACAAGATCCTCCTGGACATTGGTTAGTTACTGGTGGAAAACTTGGTGTTGAGAAAGGGAAAATTGTTCTGAGGGTGAAATATTCGTTGCTAAGTTACTGA
- the LOC100791420 gene encoding MACPF domain-containing protein CAD1 isoform X1, producing the protein MEEHVPALHTAINAVKALGRGFDVNCDTRLLYCKGVAGSRVVHVDEEHVRDLWLYDDVVVPNVSMDIVKNSQEHVGRRSSGVCSYQEMVEYFNQKANISQSFPLGTFNSAFSFTGSKHIDATETKSLSSDGFYIPLAKVQLTNAHLTLQENVKRDIPVNWDPPSLASFIENFGTHVITSITIGGKDVIFVKHHRSSPLSTLEIKNYIQDIGNQRFSDINNHTSSLQTKFKDKVVDPFSFNNQEIHPQSASGTYLSGKDVRVIFRRRGGDDLEQDHSMWLRTVWSSPDVIQMTFCPITDLIDEVPGKEQLTHAIGLYLESDKPPIEELRYFLEFQIAHVWAPLHERIPGQQRKEPICPSLQFSIMGQKLYVSQEQITVGRLPVTGLRLFLEGSKQNRLSVHLQHLSSLPKILRPYWDTDVTIGAPKWQGPEEQDSRWFEPVKWKNFSHVSTAPVENPETFIGEFSGIYVVTGVQLGVWDFGPRSVLYMKLLFSRLPGCTIRRSFWDHTPTNPDNSSFGSRENNTTGSKLFKYVDLSEMSKGPQDPPGHWLVTGGKLGVEKGKIVLRVKYSLLSY; encoded by the exons ATGGAGGAGCACGTGCCAGCATTGCACACTGCTATCAACGCTGTGAAGGCATTAGGTAGAGGCTTTGATGTGAACTGCGATACGAGGTTGCTGTATTGCAAAGGAGTGGCAGGGTCCAGGGTGGTCCATGTTGATGAAGAACACGTGAGGGACTTGTGGTTGTACGATGATGTGGTTGTTCCCAATGTTTCAATGGACATTGTTAAGAACTCTCAGGAGCATGTGGGGCGTCGCAGTTCTGGAGTCTGTAGTTACCAGGAG ATGGTGGAATATTTCAATCAGAAGGCTAATATATCACAAAGCTTTCCTCTTGGGACATTTAATTCTGCGTTTAGCTTCACTGGTTCAAAACACATTGATGCTACTGAGACAAAATCTCTTTCTTCAGATGGGTTTTATATTCCCCTCGCAAAGGTTCAGCTTACAAATGCCCACTTAACATTGCAAGAAAATGTCAAAAGGGATATTCCAGTGAATTGGGATCCACCATCCTTGGCAAG CTTTATTGAAAACTTTGGGACACATGTCATTACATCCATAACTATTGGTGGTAAggatgttatttttgttaaacacCACCGTAGTTCACCTTTGTCAACATTGGAGATAAAGAACTATATTCAAGACATTGGAAACCAGAGGTTCTCTGACATCAATAACCATACAAGTTCACTTCAAACAAAATTCAAGGATAAG GTTGTTGATCCCTTTTCATTCAATAATCAAGAGATACACCCTCAATCTGCATCTGGAACTTATCTAAGTGGGAAA GATGTCAGAGTCATTTTCAGAAGGAGAGGAGGAGATGATTTGGAACAAGACCACAGTATGTGGCTCAGAACTGTTTGGTCTTCCCCGGATGTCATTCAGATGACTTTCTGTCCTATAACAGATCTCATTGATGAAGTTCCTGGCAAGGAACAATTGACTCACGCTATTGGTCTCTATCTTGAAT caGATAAACCTCCCATTGAAGAACTTAGATATTTCTTAGAGTTTCAAATTGCTCACGTTTGGGCTCCTCTTCATGAAAGGATTCCTGGACAACAAAGGAAGGAACCTATTTGCCCATCTTTACAATTCAGCATAATGGGCCAGAAACTTTATGTTAGCCAAGAGCAG ATCACAGTTGGGCGTTTGCCAGTAACCGGCCTACGTCTGTTTCTTGAAGGAAGCAAGCAGAATCGTTTGAGTGTTCATCTTCAACACTTATCATCTCTTCCAAAGATCCTTAGGCCATATTGGGACACAGATGTAACCATTGGTGCTCCCAAGTGGCAGGGACCCGAGGAGCAAGACAGCCGGTGGTTCGAGCCCGTTAAGTGGAAGAATTTTTCTCATGTGAGCACAGCACCCGTTGAGAATCCTGAAACGTTTATAGGGGAGTTCTCTGGCATCTATGTGGTTACCGGGGTGCAGCTTGGAGTGTGGGATTTCGGACCGCGAAGCGTGTTGTACATGAAGCTCTTGTTTTCGAGGTTACCTGGTTGCACAATCAGAAGATCATTCTGGGATCACACCCCCACCAACCCTGATAACTCGAGCTTTGGTTCCAGAGAGAACAACACCACAGGAAGCAAGTTGTTCAAGTATGTTGACTTGTCTGAAATGAGCAAAGGGCCACAAGATCCTCCTGGACATTGGTTAGTTACTGGTGGAAAACTTGGTGTTGAGAAAGGGAAAATTGTTCTGAGGGTGAAATATTCGTTGCTAAGTTACTGA